One genomic region from Anabaena sp. PCC 7108 encodes:
- a CDS encoding alpha/beta fold hydrolase translates to MVHVELKPCFLTPKRLQPEYPLFVYLPGMDGTGQLLRSQTAGLELGFDVRCLAIPRKDLTTWDVLTNNVLDLIHSELEKSCHRPVYLCGESFGGCLAMKVATQSPQLFKRIILINPASAFQLRPWLNSLSQLTDLVPSWFYDVGALGLLPFLASLARMSSSDRHELLKAMRSVPPETINWRLWLLREFNVDQEKLQRLTQQVLLIAGGSDRLLPSVSEVERLDDILPNTKTVLLPDSGHACLLEEDVNLYDILQANEFLEPDVQISMKLQKIIPN, encoded by the coding sequence ATGGTACACGTTGAACTTAAACCTTGTTTTCTGACACCGAAACGACTACAACCAGAGTATCCGCTGTTTGTTTATTTACCAGGTATGGATGGAACTGGTCAATTGTTGCGATCTCAAACTGCTGGATTAGAACTTGGCTTCGATGTCCGATGCTTGGCGATCCCCAGAAAAGACCTCACTACCTGGGATGTGCTAACAAACAACGTTTTAGACTTAATTCACTCAGAATTAGAAAAAAGCTGCCACCGACCAGTTTACCTCTGTGGTGAGTCATTTGGGGGTTGTTTGGCGATGAAAGTAGCAACCCAGTCACCACAGTTATTTAAGCGCATTATTTTAATTAATCCCGCTTCGGCTTTTCAACTACGTCCTTGGCTAAACTCATTATCTCAACTAACTGACTTAGTGCCATCATGGTTTTATGATGTTGGCGCATTAGGGTTGTTACCGTTTTTAGCATCTTTAGCACGGATGTCTAGTAGCGATCGCCATGAACTGCTAAAAGCTATGCGTTCAGTCCCACCAGAAACCATTAACTGGCGGTTATGGTTATTGCGAGAGTTTAATGTTGATCAGGAAAAATTGCAACGGCTAACGCAACAAGTGTTATTAATTGCTGGAGGAAGTGATCGTCTTTTACCTTCTGTCAGTGAGGTAGAACGATTGGATGATATTTTACCTAATACTAAGACAGTATTATTACCTGATAGCGGTCATGCTTGTTTGTTAGAAGAAGATGTAAATCTATATGACATTCTTCAAGCTAATGAATTTTTGGAACCTGATGTACAGATAAGTATGAAATTACAAAAGATTATTCCTAATTAA
- the metG gene encoding methionine--tRNA ligase, translating to MNLVNKTEKTFVLTTPLYYVNDVPHIGSAYTTMAADVVARFQRLLGHQVLLITGTDEHGQKIQRSAASSGKAPQEFCDEIVPSFLNLWQVLNIQYDRFSRTTAANHHAIVKEFFQRVWENGDIYQGQQKGWYCVSCEEFKEERELLEGKRCPIHTTKEVEWRDEQNYFFKLSKYQTQLEEFYQSKPDFIQPTSRRNEVLNFVSQGLQDFSISRVNLDWGFPVPVDSKHTLYVWFDALLGYVTALLEADTEPTLANALEKWWPINLHLIGKDILRFHAVYWPAMLISAGLPLPERVFGHGFLTKDGQKMGKTLGNTLDPVALVQRYGSDAVRYYFLKEIEFGKDGDFNEVRFINVLNADLANDLGNLLNRTLNMVKKYCAGKVPSIAPSAIPAEKSLKAIGLGLGEKVKQAYETLAFNEACHAVLSLVQASNKFIDDQAPWTLYKQGKQEEVEAVLYTVLESVRLAAYLLSPIIPNISSDIYQQLGWGINFNDQKESLMIAPFTTHATWGVLSEQQQLGTPQPVFKRIEA from the coding sequence ATGAATCTAGTGAATAAAACTGAAAAGACCTTTGTACTGACAACACCTCTATACTATGTAAATGATGTTCCTCATATTGGCAGTGCTTACACAACAATGGCTGCGGATGTCGTGGCAAGGTTTCAGCGCTTATTGGGACATCAAGTACTGTTAATTACGGGTACAGATGAACATGGACAAAAAATTCAGCGTTCAGCAGCTAGTTCTGGAAAAGCACCACAAGAATTTTGTGATGAAATAGTACCCAGTTTCCTGAACTTGTGGCAGGTTCTCAACATCCAATATGATCGCTTTAGTCGCACTACCGCTGCTAACCATCACGCAATTGTCAAAGAATTCTTCCAACGAGTTTGGGAAAATGGCGATATTTACCAAGGACAACAAAAAGGTTGGTACTGCGTATCCTGCGAAGAATTTAAAGAAGAACGGGAACTGCTAGAGGGCAAACGCTGCCCCATACATACTACCAAAGAAGTAGAGTGGCGGGACGAGCAGAACTACTTTTTTAAACTATCCAAATACCAAACCCAATTGGAAGAATTCTACCAGTCCAAACCAGATTTTATTCAACCAACAAGTAGACGGAATGAAGTTCTCAACTTTGTCAGTCAAGGTTTACAAGACTTTTCGATTTCGCGGGTAAATCTCGATTGGGGTTTTCCAGTACCAGTTGACTCCAAGCATACCCTTTATGTCTGGTTTGATGCGTTATTAGGTTATGTTACAGCATTGTTAGAAGCCGATACAGAACCAACTTTGGCCAATGCTTTAGAAAAATGGTGGCCAATCAATCTGCACTTAATTGGTAAAGATATATTGCGCTTTCATGCAGTTTACTGGCCAGCAATGCTGATATCAGCAGGTTTACCCTTACCAGAGCGAGTTTTTGGGCATGGATTTTTGACTAAAGATGGTCAAAAAATGGGGAAAACTCTAGGTAATACCCTAGATCCTGTAGCTTTAGTTCAACGTTATGGTAGCGACGCAGTTCGTTATTACTTCCTTAAGGAAATCGAATTTGGTAAGGATGGCGATTTTAATGAAGTTAGATTCATTAATGTTCTAAATGCAGATTTGGCAAATGATTTAGGTAATTTGTTAAATCGCACTTTAAACATGGTGAAGAAATATTGCGCTGGTAAAGTGCCGTCAATTGCTCCGTCAGCTATCCCGGCTGAAAAGTCTTTAAAAGCAATTGGCTTAGGTCTAGGAGAGAAGGTGAAACAAGCCTACGAGACACTAGCTTTCAATGAAGCCTGTCATGCTGTTCTGTCGCTGGTACAAGCCAGCAATAAGTTTATTGATGATCAAGCTCCTTGGACATTATATAAACAGGGAAAGCAGGAAGAAGTGGAAGCAGTGCTGTACACGGTTCTTGAATCAGTCAGACTAGCAGCTTATCTCCTTTCCCCGATTATTCCCAATATCAGCAGTGATATTTATCAGCAACTAGGCTGGGGAATAAACTTTAACGATCAAAAAGAAAGTTTAATGATTGCCCCTTTTACTACCCATGCAACATGGGGCGTATTATCTGAGCAACAACAGTTGGGTACACCTCAACCAGTTTTTAAGCGAATAGAAGCTTGA
- a CDS encoding NYN domain-containing protein — translation MLNNLENDSIFTPEQVLENRGRVAIFIDGSNLFYAALQLGIEIDYTKLLCRLTGGSRLLRAFFYTGVDRTNEKQQGFLLWMRRNGYRVIAKDLVQLPDGSKKANLDVEIAVDMMALVDSYDTAVLVSGDGDLAYAVNSVSYRGVRVEVVSLRSMTSDSLINVSDRYIDLEAIKEDIQKTPRQSYPYRPLAGMGFLDDHRDSEGHLEIPE, via the coding sequence ATGTTGAATAATTTGGAAAACGACTCTATATTCACGCCAGAACAGGTTTTAGAAAATCGTGGTCGTGTGGCTATATTTATTGATGGCTCCAATCTATTTTATGCGGCGCTGCAACTAGGGATCGAAATAGATTACACTAAGCTGCTGTGTCGTTTAACTGGGGGATCAAGGCTGTTGCGTGCCTTCTTTTATACGGGAGTAGACCGGACAAATGAGAAACAGCAGGGATTCTTGCTGTGGATGCGTCGCAACGGCTACCGAGTCATTGCTAAAGATTTGGTACAGCTGCCAGATGGCTCAAAAAAGGCTAACTTAGATGTAGAAATAGCTGTGGATATGATGGCGCTGGTCGATTCCTATGATACCGCAGTTTTAGTGAGCGGTGACGGCGATTTGGCTTACGCAGTAAATTCCGTCAGCTATCGTGGTGTAAGGGTTGAAGTGGTGAGTTTGCGGTCGATGACTAGTGATAGTTTAATTAATGTGAGCGATCGCTATATTGATTTAGAAGCCATCAAAGAAGATATTCAAAAAACACCGCGTCAAAGTTATCCATATCGACCTTTAGCTGGAATGGGTTTTTTGGATGACCATCGAGATAGTGAAGGACATTTAGAAATTCCAGAATAA
- the lptC gene encoding LPS export ABC transporter periplasmic protein LptC, whose product MRGKIPQKAGKQRLRIKEDNKYGDINSGSPYSFSPWLFCSKLLGGSKTNSSCFYSWDHWQCPVNWYYLPLTLFLVIGLFSCGNQSPTKSNTGDSSPQKVDSKLTFFDVALEQFDETGRPIWKVRAKQAKYTKEQEIGEAENPDGELYQDGKVVYKIKADKADIQQDGKQLLLKGKIIATDPVNGIVLQGNELEWRPKEDLLIVRNQLNGTHKQLKAVAQEAKVKTREQRVEFSGKVVANSTEPQLQMRTEHLIWQIKTEKLISDRTIEIDRYKNNQITDRGQGNAAEVNLKTKIATIQPKAQIQLLDPLMQITSNSITWNISQELVTTNSPLRVFHQTENVTVTGNQGKMKIPQKIINLIGNVNAVGQRQQSLKSNTLTWDVDKKLLEAQGNVVYRQVDPKLTFTGETAVGNLQTENITVKGGTSKGRVLTEIIPQDGG is encoded by the coding sequence ATGAGGGGAAAAATTCCGCAAAAAGCTGGGAAGCAGAGATTAAGAATCAAGGAGGACAATAAATATGGAGATATTAACTCCGGCTCTCCTTACTCTTTTTCACCCTGGCTTTTTTGTTCAAAACTTCTAGGTGGAAGTAAAACCAACTCCTCCTGCTTTTATTCATGGGATCATTGGCAATGTCCAGTTAATTGGTATTATCTACCTTTAACCTTATTTTTGGTCATTGGCTTATTTTCTTGTGGCAATCAATCACCTACTAAATCAAATACTGGGGATTCATCTCCACAAAAAGTAGATAGTAAGTTGACTTTCTTTGATGTTGCTTTAGAACAATTTGATGAAACAGGCAGACCAATTTGGAAAGTCAGAGCCAAACAAGCAAAATATACCAAAGAACAAGAAATAGGTGAAGCCGAAAATCCTGATGGTGAACTATATCAAGATGGTAAAGTAGTTTATAAAATTAAAGCTGATAAAGCGGACATCCAGCAAGATGGTAAACAACTCTTGCTCAAAGGCAAGATTATTGCTACAGATCCTGTAAATGGGATTGTTTTACAAGGAAATGAATTAGAATGGCGACCAAAAGAAGATTTATTAATTGTTCGTAATCAGCTAAATGGTACTCATAAACAATTGAAAGCTGTAGCACAGGAAGCAAAAGTTAAAACCCGTGAACAGCGTGTAGAATTTTCAGGAAAAGTGGTAGCTAATTCCACTGAACCACAATTGCAAATGCGAACTGAGCATTTAATTTGGCAAATCAAAACCGAAAAATTAATTAGCGATCGCACCATCGAAATTGACCGCTACAAAAATAATCAAATCACCGACCGTGGTCAAGGCAATGCCGCAGAAGTTAACTTAAAAACTAAAATTGCTACTATTCAACCCAAAGCCCAGATTCAGTTACTAGACCCACTTATGCAAATAACTAGTAACTCTATTACCTGGAATATAAGTCAAGAACTTGTCACCACAAATTCGCCCCTGCGCGTTTTTCACCAGACTGAAAATGTGACTGTGACTGGTAATCAAGGGAAAATGAAAATCCCACAAAAAATAATTAATTTAATCGGTAATGTCAATGCAGTAGGACAACGTCAGCAATCTTTAAAATCGAATACACTAACTTGGGATGTAGACAAAAAACTCCTAGAAGCCCAGGGGAATGTCGTTTATCGCCAAGTTGATCCAAAATTAACTTTCACAGGTGAAACAGCCGTCGGCAACCTGCAAACAGAAAATATTACCGTTAAAGGTGGAACTTCTAAAGGCAGAGTGCTAACGGAGATTATTCCCCAGGATGGAGGTTAG
- a CDS encoding D-alanyl-D-alanine carboxypeptidase produces MLELLGSGLVSLWLDMAGVKLNPLDALDALAWQSSPGFVIAPDPNPAGAMTVQEYLKELITSKLIAQDLMSHQGIWLQSGPMLMANHQGTIPLPAASLTKIATSLASFKTWGPDHQFDTLVSATGPVVNGVVQGDLVITGGNDPMFVGEEAIALGNTLNKIGIKQVKGNLVIIGNFAMNFQRQPLLAGQLLKQALNHKTWNRSVVYQYSIMPKGTPKPQVVIAGTVKVEAQPKPQQTLLVRHRSLPLKQLIKEMNVYSNNDMAEMLAESLGGAAVVKATAANLAQVPQSEIQLINGSGLGRENRISPRAVCAMFMALQREASAHQLSLTDLFPMSGFDHRGTLHSRHLPIATVIKTGTLNDVSALAGVLPTRDRGLVWFAIINRGGNVSGFRTEQDKLLQHLVKQLQVSTGIPNALTPHSAENSLPKLGAGNRNEILLKNS; encoded by the coding sequence ATGCTGGAATTACTAGGTTCAGGTTTGGTTTCCCTTTGGCTGGATATGGCTGGAGTGAAGCTTAATCCTTTAGATGCTTTAGATGCATTGGCTTGGCAAAGTAGCCCTGGCTTTGTTATAGCTCCTGATCCCAATCCAGCAGGCGCTATGACAGTGCAGGAATATCTCAAAGAGTTGATTACCTCGAAACTGATAGCCCAGGATCTCATGTCACATCAGGGAATTTGGTTGCAGTCAGGTCCTATGCTGATGGCTAATCACCAAGGTACTATACCTTTACCGGCAGCTTCTTTAACTAAGATTGCTACTTCACTAGCTAGTTTCAAAACTTGGGGACCAGACCATCAATTTGATACTTTGGTCAGCGCCACAGGTCCGGTAGTTAATGGCGTAGTACAGGGGGATTTGGTGATTACAGGCGGTAATGATCCGATGTTTGTTGGTGAAGAAGCGATCGCTCTGGGTAATACTCTCAACAAAATCGGTATTAAACAAGTAAAGGGCAATTTGGTAATTATTGGCAATTTCGCCATGAATTTTCAACGTCAGCCCCTTTTGGCGGGTCAATTGCTCAAGCAAGCCCTGAATCACAAGACTTGGAATCGTTCTGTGGTTTACCAATACTCAATCATGCCTAAGGGAACACCCAAGCCCCAAGTTGTCATTGCTGGTACTGTTAAAGTAGAAGCACAGCCCAAACCCCAACAAACTTTACTGGTACGTCATCGCTCTTTACCCTTAAAGCAACTGATTAAGGAGATGAATGTTTACAGTAATAACGATATGGCAGAAATGTTAGCTGAGTCTTTGGGTGGAGCAGCTGTAGTTAAAGCGACGGCGGCTAATCTTGCTCAAGTACCACAGTCGGAAATTCAGTTAATTAATGGTTCTGGACTAGGACGCGAAAATCGTATTTCCCCTAGAGCCGTTTGTGCTATGTTCATGGCGCTACAAAGGGAAGCATCAGCCCATCAGCTAAGTTTGACTGACTTGTTCCCCATGTCTGGTTTTGATCATCGAGGGACACTACACAGCCGACACTTACCAATTGCGACTGTAATAAAAACTGGAACTCTTAATGATGTGAGTGCTTTAGCAGGAGTTTTACCTACACGCGATCGCGGTTTAGTCTGGTTTGCGATTATTAATCGTGGTGGTAATGTATCCGGTTTCCGTACTGAACAAGATAAACTTTTACAACATCTCGTCAAACAATTGCAAGTATCTACGGGTATACCTAATGCCCTGACTCCTCACTCAGCTGAGAATTCGTTACCAAAATTAGGTGCAGGGAACCGAAATGAAATCTTGTTGAAAAATTCGTAA
- a CDS encoding LOG family protein, with product MTSSASFDYLESLQADMAELIDRLPTLKHRQFIQQALATIMRLADSEIERLDWKILSAALADMEGGFQLFYGYRHVRKITIFGSARLAPETPEYQIALQFARAVSQLGFMVMTGGGGGIMQAGQEGAGRENSFGLNIQLPFEQQANPFIEGDPKLIHFKYFFTRKLFLLKESDAVALFPGGFGTQDEAFECMTLSQTGKFGPVPLVLIDTPGGDYWRSWSKYIDQQLVKTGLVSPDDPSLYTITDNLEVACNAITKFYQVYHSSRYVGDQLVIRLRQDLSLTEIERLNTDFNDILVKGKIEKSQILPQEGQDETSELPRLILYFNQRDLGRLYQMIAAINQMGTPSEEEAAHPERK from the coding sequence ATGACCTCATCTGCGTCGTTTGACTATTTAGAGTCTCTCCAAGCCGATATGGCTGAATTAATAGATCGTTTACCGACCTTAAAACATCGGCAATTTATCCAGCAGGCACTTGCTACCATCATGCGTCTGGCTGATAGTGAAATTGAACGTCTTGACTGGAAAATATTATCTGCGGCTCTAGCAGACATGGAAGGCGGTTTCCAGCTTTTTTATGGCTATCGTCATGTTCGCAAAATTACTATTTTTGGTTCCGCCCGTTTAGCACCAGAAACTCCTGAGTACCAGATTGCACTTCAATTTGCTCGCGCTGTTTCTCAATTGGGATTCATGGTCATGACAGGTGGTGGTGGTGGTATTATGCAAGCGGGTCAAGAAGGTGCTGGACGAGAAAATTCTTTTGGTTTAAATATTCAGTTACCTTTTGAGCAACAGGCTAACCCTTTTATTGAGGGTGATCCAAAACTGATTCACTTCAAATATTTCTTTACCCGCAAGCTGTTTCTTCTTAAAGAAAGTGACGCTGTGGCTTTATTTCCCGGTGGGTTTGGTACTCAAGATGAAGCTTTTGAATGTATGACCTTGAGCCAGACGGGAAAATTTGGTCCGGTTCCTCTGGTTTTAATAGATACTCCTGGTGGCGATTACTGGCGTTCTTGGAGTAAATATATTGATCAGCAATTGGTAAAAACAGGGCTTGTCAGTCCCGATGATCCTAGTTTATATACCATTACAGATAATCTGGAAGTTGCTTGTAATGCTATTACTAAGTTTTACCAGGTTTATCACTCTAGTCGCTATGTTGGTGATCAGTTAGTAATCCGTCTCAGACAAGATTTATCACTAACTGAGATAGAACGACTAAATACTGATTTTAATGACATTCTTGTGAAAGGCAAAATTGAAAAAAGTCAGATATTACCTCAAGAAGGACAAGATGAAACATCTGAACTACCTCGCCTAATTTTATACTTCAATCAGCGAGATTTGGGGCGGTTGTATCAGATGATTGCAGCCATTAATCAAATGGGTACTCCTTCGGAGGAGGAAGCAGCACACCCAGAAAGGAAGTAA
- a CDS encoding bile acid:sodium symporter family protein, with protein sequence MEVSFLSSVVLPIALAIIMLGMGLSLLPKDFQRVKNYPKAVSIGLISQLVFLPIIGFVIANIVPMQPAMAMGLMIVALCPGGVSSNIFTFLAKGDVALSVTLTAFSSLITVFTIPVFGNLAYQHFIGETAALALPIGATIVQIFLITILPIGLGMVIRQIFPEPARRLEKVTNRLAVGLLAVIILMLIVREWNRIPGFILQVGVGVMLLNTISTLTAFYTSKLFKLNPPQQICITIEVGIQNSALAFAITAGILKNPDMAIPAAIYGLFMYVTGWIAIRYGRKLIATSPIQHPRESQV encoded by the coding sequence ATGGAAGTCAGCTTTTTGAGTTCGGTAGTTTTACCGATAGCCTTGGCCATCATTATGTTAGGAATGGGTTTATCTCTTTTACCAAAAGATTTTCAACGTGTAAAGAACTATCCCAAAGCTGTCTCAATTGGCTTGATTAGTCAGTTAGTTTTTTTACCTATAATTGGTTTTGTTATTGCTAACATTGTCCCTATGCAACCTGCAATGGCTATGGGGTTAATGATAGTGGCACTGTGTCCAGGTGGGGTATCCTCGAATATATTTACCTTCCTCGCCAAAGGTGATGTTGCACTCTCTGTTACTCTCACAGCTTTTAGTAGTTTAATTACAGTATTTACCATTCCGGTGTTCGGAAATCTAGCATACCAACACTTCATTGGAGAAACAGCCGCGCTGGCTCTACCCATTGGTGCAACAATAGTACAAATTTTTCTGATCACGATTCTGCCTATAGGTTTGGGAATGGTAATCCGACAAATATTTCCAGAACCTGCTCGTCGTCTGGAAAAAGTGACTAACCGCCTAGCAGTTGGTTTACTTGCGGTGATTATTCTCATGCTCATCGTTCGTGAGTGGAACCGTATTCCTGGCTTTATTCTCCAAGTTGGAGTCGGTGTGATGCTATTAAACACTATCTCAACTTTGACAGCATTTTATACTAGCAAGCTGTTCAAGCTTAATCCTCCTCAACAAATCTGCATTACCATTGAAGTTGGCATTCAAAATAGCGCCCTAGCGTTTGCAATTACTGCCGGAATCCTCAAAAATCCTGATATGGCTATACCCGCTGCAATTTACGGTTTGTTTATGTATGTGACAGGGTGGATTGCTATTCGCTACGGTAGAAAGTTGATTGCAACCAGTCCTATTCAGCATCCTCGAGAGAGTCAAGTTTAG
- a CDS encoding GuaB3 family IMP dehydrogenase-related protein, translating to MEIQLGRGKIARRAYGIDEIALVPGNRTLDPSLADTSWRIGNIEREIPIIASAMDGVVDVNMAVRLSQLGALGVINLEGIQTRYADPEPILDRIASVGKEEFVALMQELYAEPIKPELIEKRIQEIKKQGGIAAVSATPAGASKFGEVVAKAGADIFFIQATVVSTAHLSPESSIPLDLAEFCRSMPIPVALGNCVTYEVTLDLMKAGAAAVLVGIGPGAACTSRGVLGVGVPQATAIADCAAARDDYYQETGQYIPVIADGGLITGGDICKCIACGADGVMIGSPFARAAEAPGRGYHWGMATPSPVLPRGTRIRVGTTGTLEQILTGPAGLDDGTHNLVGALKTSMGTLGAKNLQEMQQVEVVIAPSLLTEGKVYQKAQQLGMGK from the coding sequence GTGGAAATTCAACTTGGGCGGGGAAAAATAGCTCGTAGAGCATATGGAATTGATGAAATTGCTCTAGTCCCTGGTAACAGAACACTTGATCCGAGTTTGGCAGATACTAGCTGGCGTATTGGCAATATTGAGCGAGAAATCCCTATTATTGCCAGTGCAATGGATGGTGTTGTCGATGTCAATATGGCAGTCCGTTTGTCCCAGTTAGGCGCTTTAGGCGTGATCAATTTAGAGGGTATCCAAACTCGCTATGCAGATCCTGAACCGATTTTAGATCGGATTGCCTCCGTGGGTAAAGAGGAATTTGTTGCCTTAATGCAAGAACTCTATGCCGAACCAATAAAGCCGGAACTAATTGAAAAACGTATTCAGGAAATTAAAAAACAAGGTGGTATTGCGGCAGTGAGTGCTACTCCAGCCGGTGCTAGTAAATTTGGTGAAGTAGTCGCAAAAGCTGGGGCGGATATATTTTTTATCCAAGCCACAGTAGTTTCTACAGCCCACTTATCACCAGAGTCGAGCATCCCCCTGGATTTAGCTGAATTTTGCCGTTCTATGCCCATTCCTGTGGCACTGGGCAACTGTGTCACCTATGAAGTCACCTTGGATTTGATGAAAGCTGGTGCGGCGGCTGTATTAGTGGGAATTGGACCCGGTGCTGCTTGTACATCTCGTGGGGTCTTGGGTGTAGGTGTACCGCAAGCAACAGCGATCGCAGATTGTGCTGCCGCCAGAGATGATTATTATCAGGAAACTGGTCAATATATCCCTGTAATTGCTGATGGTGGTTTAATTACAGGCGGTGACATTTGTAAGTGTATAGCCTGCGGTGCTGATGGTGTGATGATTGGTTCTCCCTTTGCTAGAGCCGCTGAAGCCCCAGGAAGGGGTTATCATTGGGGCATGGCCACCCCCAGCCCAGTTCTGCCTCGTGGTACTCGTATTCGTGTGGGTACTACCGGTACTCTAGAGCAAATACTCACCGGTCCCGCTGGACTAGATGATGGTACTCATAACCTTGTCGGAGCCTTAAAAACTAGTATGGGTACATTAGGAGCCAAAAATCTTCAAGAAATGCAGCAAGTTGAAGTTGTGATTGCTCCTTCCCTATTAACCGAAGGCAAAGTCTATCAAAAAGCCCAACAATTAGGCATGGGTAAGTAA
- a CDS encoding YdcF family protein, whose protein sequence is MNKLLFTGKSFRLISFILPLLLWWGYKEVQTQFVQPQAMLVLGGSTRRLEREKFTADFARKHPNIPIWITGGSPPTYTKQVFTRAGVDPRRLHLDYEAVDTVTNFTTLVDDLKSHGIKRVYLITSDFHMRRACVIGEIILGSRGIYFQAVSVPSEKSPEPIEKSIRDGARAILWVATGYTGAPQAKNRR, encoded by the coding sequence TTGAATAAGCTACTGTTTACAGGTAAATCTTTCCGACTTATATCTTTTATCCTACCTTTATTACTATGGTGGGGATATAAAGAAGTACAAACCCAATTTGTACAACCGCAAGCAATGTTAGTTTTGGGTGGTTCCACTAGACGTTTAGAAAGGGAAAAATTTACAGCAGATTTTGCTCGTAAGCATCCCAATATACCAATATGGATTACTGGAGGTAGTCCACCTACATATACTAAACAAGTATTTACCAGAGCAGGAGTTGATCCCCGACGTTTACACTTGGACTATGAAGCTGTAGATACAGTTACTAATTTTACCACATTAGTAGATGATTTGAAATCTCATGGAATTAAAAGAGTTTATTTAATTACTTCCGACTTTCATATGCGTCGTGCTTGCGTGATTGGTGAAATTATTTTAGGTAGTCGGGGTATTTATTTTCAAGCCGTATCAGTTCCTTCAGAAAAATCACCAGAACCTATTGAAAAATCCATCCGTGATGGAGCTAGGGCTATTTTGTGGGTAGCGACTGGCTATACAGGCGCTCCTCAGGCTAAAAATAGACGATAA
- a CDS encoding tocopherol cyclase family protein, which produces MISIPKNFSDFTQTPHSGYHWDGSSRRFFEGWYYRVTLPEIRQTIAFMYSIEDPIGNQPYSGGAAQILGINDEYLCRTFPDVNKFWASPDVLALGHWGKTDLQISPLYLIPTEFEHHIQQGYQATATLNQGIITDPGTGNYCRWQYEIKPVYAWGNQNNIQQSTAGWLSFSQIFEPGWQILMAHGLATGFIDWNGKIYEFTNAPAYGEKNWGGAFPQKWFWLNCNSFDEEPDLALTAGGGRRGVLWWMESVAMIGIHYQGKFYEFVPWNSQVSWEIHPWGKWQMQAKNSHYEVELTGTTDLPGTPLRAPTTNGLAYCCRDTMQGKLDLELRELNGSKSKIILKAQSHLCGLEVGGATWENIWQSS; this is translated from the coding sequence ATGATTAGCATTCCCAAAAACTTCTCAGACTTCACCCAAACACCCCACAGCGGCTACCATTGGGACGGAAGTAGTCGCCGCTTTTTTGAAGGCTGGTATTATCGCGTTACCTTGCCCGAAATTAGGCAAACTATTGCCTTTATGTACTCCATCGAAGATCCCATCGGTAATCAGCCTTACAGCGGCGGTGCTGCCCAAATCCTGGGCATAAATGATGAATATCTCTGTCGCACTTTTCCTGATGTCAACAAATTTTGGGCGAGTCCTGATGTCTTAGCTTTAGGTCATTGGGGAAAAACGGATTTACAAATTTCCCCCCTTTACCTTATCCCGACTGAATTTGAGCATCATATTCAACAAGGCTATCAAGCCACCGCTACCTTAAACCAAGGCATAATTACAGATCCTGGAACAGGTAATTATTGTCGTTGGCAGTATGAAATTAAACCCGTATATGCGTGGGGCAATCAAAATAATATTCAGCAATCAACCGCCGGTTGGTTATCATTTTCGCAGATATTTGAACCGGGATGGCAAATTCTAATGGCTCACGGTTTAGCCACCGGTTTCATAGACTGGAATGGTAAAATCTATGAATTCACCAACGCCCCGGCTTACGGAGAAAAAAATTGGGGTGGTGCTTTTCCTCAAAAATGGTTTTGGCTTAATTGTAATTCTTTTGACGAGGAACCAGACTTAGCATTAACTGCCGGTGGCGGAAGACGTGGTGTATTGTGGTGGATGGAATCTGTAGCCATGATTGGTATACACTATCAAGGGAAATTTTATGAATTCGTTCCCTGGAATTCACAAGTAAGCTGGGAAATTCATCCTTGGGGAAAATGGCAAATGCAAGCCAAAAACTCTCACTATGAGGTTGAATTGACAGGAACTACCGATTTACCAGGTACACCCCTACGCGCACCCACAACCAATGGGTTAGCATACTGTTGTCGAGACACAATGCAAGGGAAACTAGATTTAGAATTGCGAGAACTGAATGGAAGCAAATCTAAAATTATCCTCAAAGCACAAAGTCATCTTTGTGGTTTAGAAGTAGGTGGCGCGACTTGGGAAAATATTTGGCAGTCTTCCTAA